A single Streptomyces sp. 2114.4 DNA region contains:
- a CDS encoding agmatine/peptidylarginine deiminase has protein sequence MNTPAADGFRMPPEWARHERTWMAWPGPNFTFGEEGGEPLAAARRAWAAVARAVRRFEPVTVVAGPGQSEGARALLGDGIDLVERPLNDAWMRDIGPTFLTDGTGRLAATDWVFNGWGAQDWARWDLDEKIAEQVCGLAGAHRYATPLVNEGGGIHVDGEGTVLLTETVQLDPGRNRGRSQEEVEAEIHAHLGTTKAIWLPRGLAADYGRFGTRGHVDIVAAFARPGVVLVHTQPDPDHPDHAICHEIAKLLRSSTDARGRRLEVVEVPAPTVLEADGELVDYSYINHYLCNDGVVLCGFDDPRDEEAAAIFRRLFPGRTVTLVDARTIFAAGGGIHCITQQQPGV, from the coding sequence ATGAACACCCCTGCCGCCGACGGCTTCCGCATGCCCCCGGAGTGGGCCCGTCACGAGCGCACCTGGATGGCCTGGCCGGGCCCCAACTTCACCTTCGGCGAGGAGGGCGGCGAGCCCCTGGCCGCCGCCCGCCGCGCCTGGGCCGCGGTCGCCCGCGCCGTGCGCCGCTTCGAGCCGGTCACCGTCGTCGCGGGACCGGGGCAGTCCGAGGGCGCCCGCGCGCTCCTCGGCGACGGCATCGACCTCGTCGAGCGCCCGCTGAACGACGCCTGGATGCGCGACATCGGCCCCACCTTCCTCACCGACGGCACGGGCCGGCTTGCCGCCACCGACTGGGTGTTCAACGGCTGGGGCGCCCAGGACTGGGCCCGCTGGGACCTCGACGAGAAGATCGCCGAGCAGGTCTGCGGGCTGGCCGGCGCCCACCGCTATGCCACGCCGCTGGTCAACGAGGGCGGCGGCATCCACGTCGACGGCGAGGGCACCGTCCTGCTCACCGAGACCGTGCAGCTCGACCCGGGCCGCAACCGCGGCCGCAGCCAGGAGGAGGTCGAGGCCGAGATCCACGCCCACCTCGGCACCACCAAGGCGATCTGGCTGCCACGCGGCCTGGCCGCCGACTACGGCCGGTTCGGCACCCGCGGCCATGTCGACATCGTCGCCGCCTTCGCCCGGCCCGGCGTCGTCCTCGTGCACACCCAGCCCGACCCCGACCACCCCGACCACGCGATCTGCCACGAGATCGCCAAGCTGCTGCGTTCCTCGACCGACGCCAGGGGCCGCCGGCTGGAGGTCGTCGAGGTACCGGCGCCCACCGTCCTGGAGGCGGACGGCGAGCTGGTCGACTACTCCTACATCAACCACTACCTCTGCAACGATGGTGTGGTGCTCTGCGGCTTCGACGACCCGCGCGACGAGGAGGCGGCCGCGATCTTCCGCCGGCTCTTCCCCGGGCGGACGGTGACCCTGGTGGACGCCCGTACGATCTTCGCAGCGGGTGGCGGTATCCATTGCATCACCCAGCAGCAGCCCGGGGTCTGA
- a CDS encoding TetR/AcrR family transcriptional regulator, translating to MPGPVRRPRRRLSQPREQVLAAAMTTIAAEGLDRLTMAGLGREVGMSSGHILYYFGTKDELLLQTLQWSEEQLGAERRAALSRRVPARERLDALVGLYLPEGHRDPRWTLWLEVWNRSQNADDETRERQLDLELAWHRDLVALLVEGISKGEFRPVDAERFATRTRALLDGFGSQLVVGLPGTDREQVLDHVREFLDEALTQGMPRSP from the coding sequence GTGCCCGGTCCCGTGCGCCGCCCCCGGCGCCGGCTCAGCCAGCCCCGCGAGCAGGTCCTCGCCGCGGCGATGACGACCATCGCCGCGGAGGGCCTGGACCGGCTGACCATGGCCGGTCTGGGCCGCGAGGTCGGCATGAGCAGCGGCCACATCCTCTACTACTTCGGTACGAAGGACGAGCTGCTGCTGCAGACCCTGCAATGGAGCGAGGAACAGCTCGGCGCCGAACGCCGGGCCGCCCTCTCCCGCCGGGTCCCCGCCCGCGAACGGCTGGACGCGCTGGTCGGCCTCTACCTCCCCGAGGGCCACCGCGACCCGCGCTGGACGCTGTGGCTGGAGGTGTGGAACCGCTCCCAGAACGCCGACGACGAGACCCGCGAACGCCAGCTCGACCTCGAACTCGCCTGGCACCGCGACCTGGTGGCCCTTCTCGTCGAGGGCATCTCGAAGGGCGAGTTCCGCCCCGTCGACGCCGAACGCTTCGCGACCCGCACCCGCGCGCTCCTCGACGGCTTCGGCTCCCAGCTCGTCGTCGGCCTCCCGGGCACGGACCGGGAGCAAGTCCTCGACCACGTACGCGAGTTCCTGGACGAGGCGCTGACGCAGGGGATGCCGCGCAGCCCTTGA
- a CDS encoding MFS transporter: MVEWFDWFVYSSFAVYFAGSFFPKGNVTAQLFNTMAIFAVGFIMRPIGGWLLGRIGDRRGRKAALTLTVTLMSASAILIAVAPTYAVAGYGGVAVLLIARLLQGLSVGGEYAASATYLTEASAEGKRGFASSFQYVSMTAGQLIGLALQIFLQNTLSDEALHGWGWRIPFVIGALGAAVVFYLRRNMLETEVFHEAGRTVGGDAGPDAAGRGTLKALWQHKREAFLVIALTMGGTVAYYTYTTYLTKYLSGTAGLPKQTATLVSFCALFVFMCLQPLAGALSDRIGRRPLLITFAVGGTFLTVPIMSLLKYAGSFWPALGLALLALVIVTGYTSINACVKAELFPTGIRSLGVALPYAIANALFGGTAEPLALRLKQSGIESAFPWYVAGCAAVSLVVYLTMRETRDIDLNRVGTRDEGTGAGRARMGEPVAD; the protein is encoded by the coding sequence ATGGTCGAGTGGTTCGACTGGTTCGTCTACTCCAGCTTCGCGGTGTACTTCGCGGGCTCCTTTTTCCCCAAAGGCAATGTCACCGCACAACTGTTCAACACCATGGCCATCTTCGCCGTCGGCTTCATCATGCGCCCCATCGGCGGCTGGCTGCTGGGCCGGATCGGTGACCGGCGTGGACGGAAAGCCGCGCTGACGCTCACCGTCACCCTGATGTCCGCGTCCGCGATTCTCATCGCCGTCGCGCCGACCTACGCGGTCGCCGGCTACGGCGGGGTGGCTGTCCTGCTGATCGCCCGGCTCCTTCAGGGCCTGTCCGTCGGCGGCGAGTACGCGGCGAGCGCCACCTATCTCACCGAGGCCTCCGCCGAGGGCAAGCGCGGCTTCGCCTCCAGCTTCCAGTACGTGTCCATGACCGCGGGCCAGCTGATCGGGCTGGCGCTGCAGATCTTCCTGCAGAACACCCTCTCGGACGAGGCACTGCACGGCTGGGGCTGGCGCATCCCGTTCGTCATCGGCGCACTGGGCGCGGCCGTCGTCTTCTACCTGCGACGGAACATGCTGGAGACCGAGGTCTTCCACGAGGCGGGCCGGACGGTCGGCGGCGACGCGGGCCCCGACGCGGCCGGGCGCGGCACCCTCAAGGCGCTGTGGCAGCACAAGCGCGAGGCGTTCCTGGTCATCGCCCTGACCATGGGCGGCACCGTCGCCTACTACACGTACACGACCTACCTGACCAAGTACCTGTCGGGGACCGCGGGGCTGCCCAAACAGACCGCGACCCTGGTCAGCTTCTGTGCGCTGTTCGTGTTCATGTGCCTCCAGCCGCTCGCCGGGGCGCTCTCGGACCGGATCGGCCGGCGCCCGCTGCTGATCACCTTCGCGGTCGGCGGCACCTTCCTGACCGTGCCGATCATGTCACTGCTCAAGTACGCAGGGAGTTTCTGGCCGGCCCTCGGCCTTGCCCTGCTCGCCCTGGTGATCGTCACCGGCTACACCTCGATCAACGCCTGTGTGAAGGCCGAGCTCTTCCCCACCGGCATCCGGTCACTCGGTGTCGCTCTCCCGTACGCCATCGCCAACGCCCTCTTCGGCGGCACCGCCGAGCCGCTGGCGCTGCGGCTGAAGCAGTCCGGCATCGAGTCGGCTTTTCCCTGGTATGTGGCCGGTTGTGCGGCCGTCTCGCTGGTCGTCTACCTGACCATGCGCGAGACCCGCGACATCGACCTGAACCGGGTCGGCACGCGGGACGAGGGCACGGGAGCCGGCCGGGCGCGAATGGGGGAGCCCGTCGCCGACTGA
- a CDS encoding S28 family serine protease: MKITRQLCLPLLLTGLLASAVAAPSTATARTGGAHPATAPPGTVRPAAPRPAADDIRARIAAVPGMRVVKENPAPAGYRSFALVYRQPVDHRHPGRGSFEQRLSLLHRSTARPMVLYTGGYDLNTEDPAFRSEPTRIVDGNQISVEQRYFGTSRPRITDWSKLDIWQAASDHHRLIRALKTVYRAAWISTGGSKGGMATVYHRRFYPHDVAGSVAYSAPNNTDDRDDTAEDRFLQRVGSPACRSALTAVQRAMLGTRRTEMAGRLARWAADQGYTFHTIGSADRALELTVLELPMLFWMQKEEADDCGAIPLPSAAGDALFTWFAEKAMLPAFSDHYLAAMTASYYQLGTQLGQVSMAAPQLAGLLRYPGIQEMRTYVPRGIPLRFQPDAMPDIDRWVRHHGSELLFVYGEMDPARAEPFRTGRGSRDASVYLAPHTSHVVSIGKLAPRDRARATAALRRWAGVDSPTEW; encoded by the coding sequence ATGAAGATCACGAGACAGTTATGCCTGCCGCTGCTGCTGACCGGCCTGCTGGCTTCGGCCGTCGCGGCCCCGTCCACGGCGACGGCCCGGACCGGCGGGGCCCACCCGGCCACGGCGCCGCCGGGCACGGTGCGCCCGGCCGCGCCCCGCCCGGCCGCCGACGACATCCGGGCCCGGATCGCGGCCGTACCCGGGATGCGGGTGGTCAAGGAGAACCCCGCCCCGGCCGGCTACCGCTCCTTCGCGCTGGTCTACCGCCAGCCCGTCGACCACCGGCACCCCGGCAGGGGCAGCTTCGAGCAGCGGCTGTCGCTGCTCCACCGGTCCACCGCCCGGCCGATGGTGCTCTACACCGGCGGCTACGACCTCAATACCGAGGACCCCGCATTCCGTTCCGAGCCGACCAGGATCGTGGACGGCAACCAGATCAGCGTCGAGCAGCGGTACTTCGGCACGTCCCGCCCCCGCATCACCGACTGGTCGAAACTCGACATCTGGCAGGCGGCGAGCGATCACCACCGGCTGATCCGGGCCCTCAAGACGGTCTACCGCGCCGCCTGGATCTCCACCGGCGGCAGCAAGGGCGGGATGGCCACCGTCTACCACCGGCGCTTCTACCCGCACGATGTGGCCGGCTCCGTCGCGTACTCGGCGCCCAACAACACCGACGACCGGGACGACACCGCCGAGGACCGCTTCCTCCAGCGGGTCGGCTCGCCCGCCTGCCGGAGTGCGCTGACCGCGGTGCAGCGCGCGATGCTCGGGACCCGGCGCACGGAGATGGCGGGCCGCCTCGCACGCTGGGCCGCGGACCAGGGCTACACGTTCCACACCATCGGCAGCGCCGACCGCGCCCTGGAACTCACCGTGCTGGAGTTGCCCATGCTCTTCTGGATGCAGAAGGAAGAGGCGGACGACTGCGGCGCGATTCCCCTGCCCTCCGCCGCCGGCGACGCGCTGTTCACCTGGTTCGCCGAGAAGGCCATGCTCCCGGCCTTCAGCGACCACTACCTGGCCGCCATGACCGCTTCCTACTACCAGTTGGGCACCCAGCTCGGCCAGGTGTCGATGGCCGCGCCCCAACTCGCCGGGCTGCTGCGCTACCCCGGCATCCAGGAGATGCGCACCTATGTGCCGCGCGGCATCCCGCTGCGTTTCCAGCCGGATGCCATGCCCGACATCGACCGCTGGGTGCGGCACCACGGCAGCGAGCTGCTGTTCGTGTACGGCGAGATGGATCCCGCCCGGGCCGAGCCGTTCCGTACGGGCCGGGGCAGCCGGGACGCGAGCGTCTATCTGGCCCCGCACACCAGCCACGTCGTGAGCATCGGGAAGCTGGCCCCCCGGGACCGTGCACGGGCCACCGCCGCGCTCCGGCGCTGGGCAGGGGTGGACAGTCCGACCGAATGGTGA